A stretch of the Streptomyces venezuelae genome encodes the following:
- the pgsA gene encoding CDP-diacylglycerol--glycerol-3-phosphate 3-phosphatidyltransferase has translation MTGVPASAAGGAGRRPGTAPGGKLGAAAVDQASLWNIANILTMVRLVLVPGFVLLLLAEGGYDPVWRAWAWAAFAVAMITDVFDGHLARTYNLVTDFGKIADPIADKAIMGSALVCLSWLGDLPWWVTGVILGRELGITLLRFWVIRYGVIPASRGGKLKTLAQGVAVGMYVLALTGPLATFRFWVMAVAVLLTVVTGLDYVRQAVLLRRRGIAAERAAR, from the coding sequence ATGACCGGAGTCCCGGCTTCAGCGGCGGGCGGGGCCGGCCGGCGGCCGGGCACGGCGCCCGGCGGCAAGCTGGGGGCTGCGGCCGTCGACCAGGCGAGCCTGTGGAACATCGCCAACATCCTGACGATGGTCCGGCTCGTGCTGGTGCCGGGATTTGTCCTGCTCCTGCTGGCCGAGGGGGGCTACGACCCGGTCTGGCGGGCGTGGGCCTGGGCGGCCTTCGCGGTGGCGATGATCACGGACGTGTTCGACGGGCATCTGGCGCGTACGTACAACCTGGTCACGGACTTCGGGAAGATCGCCGATCCGATCGCCGACAAAGCGATCATGGGCTCGGCCCTGGTATGCCTGTCCTGGCTCGGTGACCTGCCCTGGTGGGTGACCGGTGTGATCCTGGGCCGGGAGCTCGGCATCACCCTGCTCCGCTTCTGGGTGATCCGGTACGGGGTGATCCCGGCCAGCCGGGGCGGAAAGCTGAAGACCCTGGCCCAGGGCGTGGCCGTGGGGATGTACGTGCTCGCCCTGACCGGCCCGCTGGCCACCTTCCGCTTCTGGGTGATGGCGGTCGCCGTGCTGCTGACGGTCGTCACGGGTCTGGACTACGTACGGCAGGCCGTGCTGCTCCGCCGCCGGGGAATCGCCGCGGAGCGAGCCGCGAGGTGA
- a CDS encoding TetR/AcrR family transcriptional regulator, which produces MHAETHAATHEEAAPRRRTRRHDPNRRERIAEVAEELIAERGLEGLTHRAIAERADVSLSSTTYHFADREALIHAALERASERFAAYVRRWAADNSAATPEQIAESLADSVMACLGEGRTAAVVEYELHVAALRRPGLRPAASLPAQASIEALTPLVGPVASAMIPPLMTGLCLHALTAPAPPRREDVLAILHQALGCGPV; this is translated from the coding sequence ATGCACGCAGAGACGCACGCAGCAACGCACGAGGAGGCCGCCCCGCGACGGCGGACACGCAGGCACGACCCCAACCGGCGTGAGCGGATCGCCGAGGTGGCGGAGGAGCTGATCGCCGAGCGCGGTCTGGAGGGGCTGACCCACCGGGCGATCGCCGAGCGCGCCGATGTCTCCCTGAGCTCGACCACGTACCACTTCGCCGACCGCGAGGCCCTGATCCACGCCGCCCTGGAACGGGCCTCCGAGCGGTTCGCCGCGTACGTCCGCCGGTGGGCGGCGGACAACTCCGCCGCCACCCCGGAGCAGATCGCCGAATCGCTGGCCGACAGCGTGATGGCCTGCCTGGGCGAGGGCCGCACCGCCGCGGTGGTGGAGTACGAGCTCCATGTCGCCGCCCTGCGCCGCCCCGGACTCCGCCCGGCCGCGAGCCTGCCCGCCCAGGCGAGCATCGAGGCGCTGACCCCCCTGGTCGGCCCGGTCGCCTCCGCGATGATCCCCCCGCTGATGACGGGCCTGTGCCTGCACGCCCTGACCGCCCCGGCCCCGCCCCGACGCGAGGACGTCCTCGCGATCCTGCACCAGGCCCTGGGCTGCGGCCCGGTGTAG
- a CDS encoding SDR family NAD(P)-dependent oxidoreductase, with protein MPIASYDLTGRTALITGAASGIGRASARLLAEAGATVHCADRDEGGLAETVALITDKGGAAVAHPLDVTDRAAVRAAVSAAGRLDITAAIAGIMHTSSVVDTLDEDLDRVLDVNFKGVLYACQESARAMLAAGTPGSIVTMASGAVDTAGPGLFCYSAAKAAVVQLTKTLAAETGPQGIRVNAVAPGWIRTPMTGRHGAAAQEQAEALMIRMAPLRRVGEPEDIAQAVLYLASDASSFMTGQILRPNGGVAMPW; from the coding sequence ATGCCCATCGCCTCGTACGACCTCACCGGCCGCACCGCGCTGATCACGGGCGCCGCGAGCGGCATCGGACGGGCCTCCGCCCGGCTCCTCGCGGAGGCCGGCGCCACCGTCCACTGCGCCGACCGCGACGAGGGAGGGCTGGCCGAGACCGTCGCGCTGATCACCGACAAGGGCGGCGCGGCCGTCGCCCACCCCCTCGATGTCACCGACCGGGCCGCCGTCAGGGCCGCCGTGTCCGCCGCCGGCCGGCTCGACATCACCGCCGCGATCGCCGGGATCATGCACACCAGCAGCGTGGTGGACACCCTCGACGAGGACCTCGACCGGGTGCTCGACGTGAACTTCAAGGGCGTGCTGTACGCCTGCCAGGAGTCGGCCCGGGCCATGCTGGCGGCCGGCACCCCCGGCTCCATCGTCACCATGGCCTCCGGCGCGGTCGACACCGCCGGCCCCGGGCTCTTCTGCTACAGCGCCGCCAAGGCCGCCGTGGTCCAGCTGACCAAGACCCTGGCCGCCGAGACCGGCCCGCAGGGCATCCGCGTCAACGCCGTCGCCCCGGGCTGGATCCGCACCCCCATGACCGGCCGGCACGGCGCCGCGGCCCAGGAGCAGGCCGAGGCCCTGATGATCCGGATGGCCCCGCTCCGCCGGGTCGGGGAGCCCGAGGACATCGCCCAGGCCGTGCTGTACCTCGCCTCGGACGCCTCGTCCTTTATGACGGGCCAGATTCTGCGGCCGAACGGCGGAGTCGCGATGCCCTGGTGA
- a CDS encoding CinA family protein — translation MTGAAVDAASLAAEALRLLAESDGTIAVAESLTGGMVAAELTAVPGASRSFRGSVTAYATELKHSLLGVDAELLATHGAVNPQVAAQMAAGVRKALGADWGIATTGVAGPTPQDGQPVGTVFVAVAGPESGKTARLRLNGSRAEIRRESVRTVLELLSSELRANVRGQDTEQNGGI, via the coding sequence GTGACCGGAGCGGCGGTCGACGCCGCCTCGCTCGCGGCGGAGGCCCTCCGACTCCTTGCGGAGAGTGACGGAACCATTGCGGTCGCGGAATCGTTGACCGGAGGGATGGTGGCCGCAGAACTCACCGCCGTCCCGGGTGCCTCCCGGTCTTTCCGCGGCTCCGTCACGGCGTACGCCACCGAGCTCAAGCACTCCCTGCTCGGTGTGGACGCAGAGCTGCTCGCCACGCACGGAGCGGTGAATCCGCAGGTCGCAGCCCAGATGGCGGCGGGTGTGCGGAAGGCGCTGGGGGCGGACTGGGGGATCGCGACGACCGGTGTGGCCGGTCCGACCCCGCAGGACGGGCAGCCGGTGGGCACGGTGTTCGTGGCCGTGGCGGGTCCGGAGAGCGGGAAAACCGCCCGGCTGCGGTTGAACGGCTCCCGTGCGGAAATCCGTAGGGAGAGTGTACGGACAGTGCTCGAACTGCTCTCGAGCGAACTCCGCGCGAATGTGCGGGGGCAGGATACGGAACAGAACGGGGGGATTTGA
- the rimO gene encoding 30S ribosomal protein S12 methylthiotransferase RimO, with protein MPERRTVALVTLGCARNEVDSEELAGRLAADGWELVEDAAEADVAVVNTCGFVEAAKKDSVDALLEANDLKDHGKTQAVVAVGCMAERYGKELAEALPEADGVLGFDDYADISDRLQTILNGGIHASHTPRDRRKLLPISPADRQAAPEVALPGHAQEPVAPAPADLPEGLAPASGPRSPLRRRLDKSPVASVKLASGCDRRCSFCAIPSFRGSFISRRPSDVLGETRWLAEQGVKEVMLVSENNTSYGKDLGDIRLLETLLPELAAVEGIERVRVSYLQPAEMRPGLIDVLTSTPKVVPYFDLSFQHSAPDVLRAMRRFGDTDRFLELLDTIRAKAPQAGVRSNFIVGFPGETESDFAELERFLTHARLDAIGVFGYSDEEGTEAVGYEHKLDEEVIAERLAHMQRLAEELTSQRAEERIGETLEVLVESVEAVDEDGDGAYGRAAHQAPETDGQVVFTDSTGLVPGRMVMAKVVGTLGVDLVAEPLGLEEFEEAAG; from the coding sequence ATGCCCGAACGCCGTACCGTCGCCCTTGTCACTCTTGGCTGCGCCCGTAACGAGGTGGACTCGGAGGAGCTCGCAGGCCGCTTGGCGGCGGATGGCTGGGAGCTCGTCGAGGACGCCGCCGAAGCGGACGTCGCCGTCGTCAACACCTGTGGCTTTGTCGAAGCCGCCAAAAAGGACTCCGTAGACGCCCTGCTGGAAGCCAACGATCTCAAGGATCACGGCAAGACCCAGGCCGTCGTCGCCGTCGGCTGCATGGCCGAGCGCTACGGCAAGGAGCTGGCCGAAGCCCTCCCCGAGGCCGACGGAGTCCTCGGCTTCGACGACTACGCCGACATCTCCGACCGCCTCCAGACCATCCTGAACGGCGGCATCCACGCCTCCCACACCCCGCGCGACCGGCGCAAGCTGCTGCCGATCAGCCCGGCGGACCGCCAGGCGGCCCCCGAGGTCGCGCTGCCCGGCCACGCCCAGGAGCCGGTGGCGCCCGCGCCCGCCGACCTCCCCGAAGGCCTCGCCCCCGCCTCCGGCCCGCGCAGCCCCCTGCGCCGCCGGCTGGACAAGAGCCCCGTGGCCTCGGTGAAGCTGGCCTCCGGCTGCGACCGCCGCTGCTCCTTCTGCGCCATCCCCTCCTTCCGCGGCTCCTTCATCTCGCGCCGCCCCAGCGACGTGCTGGGCGAGACGCGCTGGCTGGCCGAGCAGGGCGTCAAGGAGGTCATGCTGGTCTCCGAGAACAACACCTCGTACGGCAAGGACCTCGGCGACATCCGGCTGCTGGAGACCCTGCTGCCGGAACTGGCCGCGGTCGAGGGCATCGAGCGGGTCCGGGTCAGCTACCTCCAGCCCGCCGAGATGCGCCCCGGGCTGATCGACGTACTGACCTCCACCCCCAAGGTGGTGCCGTACTTCGACCTGTCCTTCCAGCACTCCGCCCCCGACGTGCTGCGCGCCATGCGCCGCTTCGGCGACACCGACCGGTTCCTGGAGCTGCTGGACACCATCCGGGCAAAGGCCCCGCAGGCCGGTGTGCGGTCCAACTTCATCGTGGGCTTCCCCGGTGAGACCGAGTCCGACTTCGCCGAGCTGGAGCGTTTCCTCACCCACGCACGGCTCGATGCGATCGGCGTCTTCGGCTACTCCGACGAGGAGGGCACCGAGGCCGTGGGCTACGAGCACAAGCTCGACGAGGAGGTCATCGCCGAGCGGCTCGCCCATATGCAGCGGCTCGCCGAGGAGCTGACCTCGCAGCGCGCCGAGGAGCGGATCGGGGAGACTCTGGAGGTACTCGTCGAGTCAGTGGAAGCGGTCGACGAGGACGGCGACGGGGCCTACGGCCGGGCGGCCCACCAGGCTCCCGAGACCGACGGCCAGGTGGTCTTCACGGACAGCACCGGGCTGGTCCCCGGCCGTATGGTCATGGCGAAGGTGGTCGGCACCCTGGGCGTGGACCTGGTCGCCGAGCCGCTGGGCCTGGAGGAGTTCGAGGAGGCGGCCGGATGA
- a CDS encoding nuclear transport factor 2 family protein, protein MPEGDSVWRAARRLHTALAGEILTRSDLRVPRFATADLTGRRVQDVTPRGKHLLARIDGGLTLHSHLRMDGAWHVFAPGERWRGGPEHEIRAILGTDRHTAVGYRLPVLELLRTSDEAKAVGHLGPDLLGPDWDPERAAANLRADPARPLGEALLDQRNLAGIGNVYKCELCFLAQVTPWTPVGAAPDPLRLAAAAHRLLEANKDRRRNTTGRRSGPDHFVYGREHRPCLRCGAPVRRAEQDGRPTYWCPRCQSGPTSDQPQATTVVTRFNDRINARDLDGLADLMSEDHTFTDTAGSTLTGKADCLQAWAGFFAAFPDYRNVFTAVSARGGEVTATGRSSCSALLLDGPARWTARVRDGLVTSWQVHEAAPDHNHDRDDGDDGDDRDHNR, encoded by the coding sequence ATGCCCGAAGGAGACAGCGTCTGGCGGGCGGCCCGGCGGCTGCACACCGCCCTGGCCGGCGAGATCCTCACCCGCAGCGACCTGCGGGTGCCCCGGTTCGCCACCGCCGATCTCACCGGCCGGCGGGTCCAGGACGTCACCCCGCGCGGCAAGCACCTCCTCGCCCGGATCGACGGCGGCCTCACCCTGCACAGCCATCTCCGGATGGACGGCGCCTGGCACGTCTTCGCCCCGGGCGAGCGCTGGCGCGGCGGTCCGGAGCACGAGATCCGGGCGATCCTCGGCACCGACCGCCATACCGCCGTCGGCTACCGCCTCCCCGTCCTGGAGCTGCTGCGCACCTCCGACGAGGCGAAGGCCGTCGGCCATCTCGGTCCCGACCTGCTGGGCCCGGACTGGGACCCGGAGCGGGCCGCCGCCAACCTCCGCGCCGATCCCGCCCGCCCCCTCGGCGAGGCCCTCCTCGACCAGCGCAACCTGGCCGGCATCGGGAACGTGTACAAGTGCGAGCTCTGCTTCCTGGCCCAGGTCACCCCCTGGACCCCGGTCGGCGCCGCCCCCGACCCGCTGCGGCTGGCAGCGGCAGCCCACCGGCTGCTGGAAGCCAACAAGGACCGCCGCCGCAACACCACCGGCCGGCGCAGCGGCCCCGACCACTTCGTCTACGGCCGCGAACACCGCCCCTGCCTGCGCTGCGGAGCCCCCGTCCGCCGCGCCGAACAGGACGGCCGTCCCACCTACTGGTGCCCCCGCTGCCAGTCCGGCCCGACCTCCGACCAGCCCCAGGCAACGACCGTGGTCACCCGGTTCAACGACCGGATCAACGCCCGGGACCTCGACGGCCTGGCGGACCTGATGTCCGAGGACCACACCTTCACCGACACCGCCGGGTCCACCCTCACCGGCAAAGCGGACTGTCTGCAGGCTTGGGCGGGATTCTTCGCCGCCTTCCCCGACTACCGGAACGTCTTCACCGCCGTCTCCGCCCGGGGCGGCGAGGTCACGGCCACCGGCCGCTCCTCCTGCTCCGCACTTCTGCTCGACGGCCCCGCCCGCTGGACCGCCCGGGTCCGCGACGGCCTGGTCACCTCCTGGCAGGTACACGAGGCCGCACCCGACCACAACCACGACCGCGACGACGGCGACGACGGCGACGACCGCGACCACAACCGTTGA
- a CDS encoding helix-turn-helix domain-containing protein, with protein sequence MILLRRLLGDVLRRQRQRQGRTLREVSSSARVSLGYLSEVERGQKEASSELLSAICDALDVRMSELMREVSDELSLAELAQSAAASEPVPAPVRPMLNSVSVTSVAGGPPERVTIKAPAEAVNVVAA encoded by the coding sequence ATGATTCTGCTCCGTCGCCTGCTGGGTGACGTGCTGCGTCGGCAGCGCCAGCGCCAGGGCCGTACTCTGCGCGAAGTCTCCTCGTCCGCCCGAGTTTCGCTCGGCTATCTCTCCGAGGTGGAGCGGGGGCAGAAGGAGGCATCCTCCGAGCTGCTCTCTGCGATCTGCGACGCGCTGGACGTACGGATGTCCGAGCTGATGCGCGAAGTCAGCGACGAACTGTCGCTCGCCGAGCTGGCGCAGTCGGCCGCGGCAAGCGAACCGGTACCGGCGCCGGTACGCCCGATGCTCAACTCGGTCTCCGTGACTTCGGTCGCGGGTGGACCGCCGGAGCGGGTGACCATCAAGGCGCCTGCGGAAGCGGTGAACGTCGTAGCCGCGTGA
- a CDS encoding NADPH-dependent F420 reductase: MKIAVLGTGGGGRAHAAKLLELGHEVVVGTRDSQVTLGRTEPDFMGIEPFGQWLADYPGIELMNFGDAAGNAEFVINGIDGANALRVLTDIGGHLAGKTVMDYAVPFIYNPQQAHPWPTPWGVMPALDPVDSDSLGERIQRALPEAKVVKACVTQEQDTVVNPQRIGGGDHTIFIAGEHADAKEQVTGLLRSYGWQDILDLGPLVSARGMEMYSHMHSAIQFALGGQFGIKVVRGPAT; the protein is encoded by the coding sequence ATGAAGATCGCAGTCCTCGGCACCGGCGGCGGAGGCCGCGCGCACGCCGCCAAACTGCTGGAACTCGGGCACGAGGTCGTCGTGGGCACCCGCGACTCGCAGGTCACTCTCGGCCGTACCGAACCCGACTTCATGGGCATCGAGCCCTTCGGCCAGTGGCTCGCCGACTACCCCGGCATCGAGCTCATGAACTTCGGCGATGCCGCCGGGAACGCCGAATTCGTCATCAACGGCATCGACGGCGCCAACGCGCTGCGGGTCCTCACCGACATCGGCGGGCACCTGGCCGGCAAGACCGTCATGGACTACGCCGTCCCCTTCATCTACAACCCCCAGCAGGCCCACCCGTGGCCCACCCCCTGGGGGGTCATGCCGGCCCTCGACCCGGTGGACTCCGACAGCCTGGGCGAGCGGATCCAGCGCGCCCTGCCGGAGGCCAAGGTGGTCAAGGCCTGCGTCACCCAGGAACAGGACACCGTCGTCAACCCGCAGCGGATCGGCGGCGGAGACCACACGATCTTCATCGCGGGCGAGCACGCCGATGCCAAGGAGCAGGTCACCGGGTTGCTGCGGTCCTATGGCTGGCAGGACATCCTGGACCTCGGGCCGCTGGTCTCGGCCCGGGGCATGGAGATGTACTCCCATATGCACAGCGCCATCCAGTTCGCACTCGGCGGGCAGTTCGGCATCAAGGTGGTGCGCGGCCCGGCCACCTGA
- a CDS encoding RodZ domain-containing protein yields the protein MSIGNSNSPEDDQPSTAETRPDDGPSIGRTIQQARIAAGLTVDEVSSITRVRTPIVHGIEQDDFTRCGGDVYARGHIRTIARAVDLDPAPLVDAYDAAHGGRPAPTPAAPLFEAERIRPERQRPNWTAAMVAAIVAVIGFVGFTAFSGGEDNAKRPVAEGTVSPKPAPAQTGKVITQTPQLPPPPKAPAPKPEPSDGAIAAAPKDLVTVVLTANDGESWISAKDSTGRSLFDGMVEQGDSKTFTDKESIDLVLGDAGAVQLFVNGKEIKDDFQPGQVERLTYTKDDQRQGQAQAG from the coding sequence GTGTCCATCGGCAACTCCAACTCCCCCGAAGACGACCAGCCTTCGACCGCGGAAACGCGGCCGGACGACGGACCGTCCATCGGCCGGACCATCCAGCAGGCCCGGATCGCCGCCGGGCTCACCGTCGACGAGGTCAGCTCCATCACGCGCGTGCGCACTCCGATCGTGCACGGGATCGAGCAGGACGACTTCACCCGCTGCGGCGGCGATGTCTACGCCCGCGGCCACATCCGTACGATCGCCCGCGCCGTCGACCTCGATCCGGCCCCGCTGGTGGACGCCTACGACGCTGCGCACGGCGGCCGGCCGGCTCCCACCCCGGCGGCGCCGCTGTTCGAGGCGGAGCGGATCCGTCCCGAACGCCAGCGGCCGAACTGGACCGCCGCCATGGTCGCGGCCATCGTCGCCGTGATCGGGTTCGTCGGCTTCACCGCCTTCAGCGGCGGCGAGGACAACGCCAAGCGGCCGGTGGCCGAGGGCACCGTCTCGCCCAAGCCGGCGCCCGCACAGACCGGCAAGGTGATCACCCAGACCCCGCAGCTCCCGCCGCCCCCGAAGGCCCCCGCCCCCAAGCCGGAGCCCTCGGACGGCGCCATCGCGGCTGCGCCCAAGGACCTGGTGACCGTGGTCCTGACGGCCAACGACGGGGAAAGCTGGATCTCGGCGAAGGACTCCACCGGCCGCTCGCTGTTCGACGGCATGGTCGAACAGGGCGACTCCAAGACCTTCACGGACAAGGAATCCATCGATCTCGTACTCGGCGACGCCGGGGCCGTCCAGCTGTTCGTGAACGGCAAGGAGATCAAGGACGACTTCCAGCCGGGGCAGGTGGAACGGCTCACCTACACCAAGGACGACCAGCGCCAGGGCCAGGCCCAGGCGGGCTGA